One Babylonia areolata isolate BAREFJ2019XMU chromosome 27, ASM4173473v1, whole genome shotgun sequence DNA window includes the following coding sequences:
- the LOC143301597 gene encoding uncharacterized protein LOC143301597, producing the protein MLEDLNVNEGPFGPEATLVTIDVVHVGLYTNIPHDDMLEAITFFLTLHHPDNAPPTSDIIDVVSHVLRNNYFIFEGLMYKQEHGTAMGTPMAPAIANLFMGWLEKRMLEESPVHIDDSM; encoded by the coding sequence ATGCTTGAGGACCTCAACGTCAATGAAGGTCCTTTTGGTCCTGAAGCAACTCTGGTGACAATAGATGTTGTGCATGTAGGGCTGTACACGAACATACCCCACGACGACATGTTGGAGGCCATCACCTTCTTTCTGACGCTCCACCATCCTGACAATGCACCACCAACTTCTGACATAATAGATGTCGTCTCTCACGTCCTCAGGAACAATTATTTTATCTTTGAAGGACTCATGTACAAGCAGGAACATGGGACAGCAATGGGCACGCCCATGGCGCCAGCCATTGCTAACCTATTCATGGGCTGGCTGGAAAAGAGGATGCTGGAAGAAAGCCCTGTCCATATCGATGACAGCATGTGA